In the genome of Pseudoalteromonas rubra, one region contains:
- a CDS encoding VOC family protein, with protein sequence MYLEHVNLVVDDIEQMLNFYQAAFPHWRVRSEGSGSWHGKPRNWLHFGDDYHYLALSDHGEGSNRELSGHSLGLAHFAYVVQSVDRVVARLVQAGYAVDKQGTQHPHRKNVYFIDPAGFEVEFVEYMSDIPAERNSD encoded by the coding sequence ATGTATCTGGAACACGTAAATCTGGTTGTTGACGATATCGAGCAGATGTTAAATTTTTATCAGGCTGCTTTTCCGCATTGGCGTGTACGTAGCGAAGGAAGCGGCAGTTGGCACGGCAAACCCAGAAACTGGTTACATTTTGGCGATGATTATCACTATCTTGCCTTGAGCGATCACGGTGAGGGCAGTAATCGGGAGCTGAGTGGTCATTCGCTGGGGCTGGCGCATTTTGCCTATGTGGTACAGTCGGTTGACAGGGTGGTTGCGCGCCTGGTCCAAGCCGGGTATGCCGTAGATAAACAGGGGACCCAGCATCCGCATCGCAAGAATGTGTACTTTATTGACCCGGCAGGATTTGAAGTGGAATTTGTTGAATATATGAGTGATATACCCGCTGAGCGTAACAGTGATTAA
- a CDS encoding MFS transporter — protein MDISSLPMQFSRFTPLVWVMLIGNFFVRASYYMVWPFLAVMLYESYGLSATEVGLLLTGSATLAVFLGFYTGNLADRFGRTKMLYVAVLVGVGSFTLLALANALWLFAVAVFLACMPRTLWEAPSKALLTEELANPKDRELALHLLYFLVNVGAALGPLYGLWAGLNGEQFSFIYTAVSYLGLLVALVYFRPKSGSTVQATQSAPKFSQWLKILNKDSTFLVVLVATTLVYFVYAQCDTSLVQYLTRAEVPELAWLISAVIITNSTVIIVCQFPLLHLMRNWRIEHRLYLGGAILVVSQVMMALNDVHNTWGWITAMIVLSLSEAIMFSNINVYVDRLAPDNLKASYFGAAGLCSLGYAFAPILGGLVLDLSSGVMLFVLTTLTSFAALAFYKVAELKLKATPRTVSDV, from the coding sequence ATGGATATAAGTAGTTTACCAATGCAGTTTTCGCGCTTTACGCCTTTAGTCTGGGTGATGTTGATTGGCAATTTTTTTGTTCGCGCCAGTTACTATATGGTGTGGCCGTTTCTGGCGGTGATGTTGTATGAAAGTTATGGCCTGAGTGCCACTGAGGTCGGGCTGTTGTTAACGGGTTCAGCCACACTGGCCGTGTTTTTGGGGTTTTATACTGGCAATCTGGCAGATCGATTTGGCCGCACTAAAATGCTCTATGTGGCAGTGCTGGTAGGGGTGGGGTCTTTTACCCTGCTGGCCCTGGCTAATGCGTTATGGCTGTTTGCCGTCGCGGTGTTTCTGGCTTGTATGCCACGTACATTATGGGAAGCACCGAGCAAAGCTTTGCTAACTGAGGAGCTGGCTAACCCCAAAGACCGGGAGCTGGCACTGCATTTACTGTACTTTTTGGTCAATGTAGGGGCTGCGCTGGGCCCGCTTTATGGCCTGTGGGCGGGCCTCAATGGTGAGCAGTTTAGTTTTATTTATACTGCGGTGTCTTATCTGGGGCTGCTGGTGGCGCTGGTGTATTTCCGGCCTAAGAGTGGCAGTACCGTGCAGGCTACTCAGTCTGCGCCTAAGTTCTCTCAATGGCTGAAAATACTCAATAAAGACAGTACCTTTTTGGTGGTATTAGTGGCAACGACGCTGGTGTACTTTGTTTATGCGCAGTGTGATACCAGCCTGGTGCAATACCTTACCCGCGCTGAGGTCCCTGAGCTTGCCTGGTTGATCTCGGCGGTGATCATTACTAATTCCACCGTGATCATTGTTTGCCAGTTTCCGCTGTTACACCTGATGCGCAACTGGCGCATAGAGCACAGGCTGTATCTGGGCGGCGCGATCCTGGTAGTCTCGCAAGTGATGATGGCCCTGAATGATGTGCACAATACCTGGGGCTGGATAACGGCGATGATTGTGCTGAGCCTGAGCGAAGCGATTATGTTCAGCAATATCAATGTGTATGTAGACAGGCTGGCGCCTGATAACCTGAAGGCAAGCTATTTTGGTGCGGCAGGTTTGTGTTCATTAGGGTATGCGTTTGCGCCCATTTTAGGCGGCCTGGTGCTGGATTTATCGAGCGGGGTAATGTTATTTGTGCTGACAACGCTCACCTCCTTCGCGGCCCTGGCGTTTTATAAAGTGGCCGAACTTAAGCTAAAAGCCACCCCTCGCACAGTGTCTGACGTGTAA
- the cas2e gene encoding type I-E CRISPR-associated endoribonuclease Cas2e has translation MSMCMVVTEAVPPRLRGRLAVWLLEIRAGVYVGDVSKRVREMIWFQVSELAEDGNAVMAWATNTESGFDFITYGENARMPVDFQGLRLVKYTPRADDSQGGD, from the coding sequence ATGAGTATGTGCATGGTTGTGACGGAGGCAGTGCCGCCCAGGCTAAGAGGTCGCCTTGCAGTTTGGTTGCTGGAAATCCGCGCTGGTGTGTATGTTGGTGACGTGAGCAAGCGTGTTCGCGAAATGATCTGGTTTCAGGTGAGTGAATTGGCTGAAGACGGCAATGCAGTTATGGCCTGGGCAACCAACACCGAGTCGGGTTTTGATTTTATCACTTATGGTGAGAATGCCCGAATGCCGGTGGATTTTCAGGGGCTGAGACTGGTGAAGTACACCCCAAGAGCTGATGACAGTCAGGGAGGGGACTAA
- a CDS encoding winged helix-turn-helix domain-containing protein: MATVNIIPKPEWVLNHQHQQLHSGQRVISLDDKQYALLTLLMTHASQDVTKEQIFNTLWPGRVVSEDAIYVTVNGLRKLLGDSVKQPMYIKTVSGVGYRWVGPNIGEDKPLFSGAVMILAAICLLGVVLLASQFRQLSTPEPMSPEQAEQFKKARYLLNHDPAAIDQSIALLQQLTLRRTDLTEPQVWLADAYLRQLLDDPQRHARNRNRANALLQAVLAKSPEHLKANLLMAQLVMLIDFDPHAARRYFRAALPHAEGHHWYGQYLLARGDFQGALEHIEQYRLLEPNGYSSESVAWVYTMSQRHEAALDALLKLQPYSDSNRFYHTCLRTVYEQLGEHDDAFAQMKWVMQDAGYSSQLMLQVESVFRREGLPGVYRWLLTEDPLRAEIGHYTPPISLARYAVMAGEPEIAVNYLNQAFEARQYAVLWAAVDPVFTPLHEYPPYQQFVQRLGIIAH, from the coding sequence ATGGCGACGGTCAACATCATTCCAAAACCAGAGTGGGTGCTCAACCATCAGCATCAGCAGTTGCATAGTGGTCAGCGTGTTATCTCGCTGGATGATAAGCAATATGCGCTGCTGACATTGCTCATGACACATGCCAGTCAGGATGTGACGAAAGAGCAGATCTTTAATACTTTGTGGCCGGGTCGGGTAGTGAGTGAAGACGCCATTTATGTCACTGTGAATGGTCTGCGTAAGTTACTGGGCGACAGCGTTAAACAGCCCATGTACATTAAAACGGTGTCAGGAGTTGGCTACCGCTGGGTGGGCCCAAATATAGGCGAAGACAAGCCCTTGTTCTCAGGGGCTGTGATGATCCTGGCCGCCATTTGCTTGCTGGGCGTGGTGCTGTTGGCCAGCCAGTTTCGCCAATTGTCGACACCTGAGCCCATGTCGCCCGAACAGGCAGAGCAATTTAAAAAAGCACGCTATTTACTGAATCACGATCCCGCTGCCATTGACCAGAGTATCGCTTTGTTACAGCAACTGACACTCAGGCGCACTGATCTGACGGAGCCGCAAGTGTGGCTGGCAGATGCCTATTTACGTCAGCTACTGGACGACCCGCAACGCCATGCCCGTAATCGTAATCGTGCCAATGCCTTGCTCCAAGCAGTGCTGGCCAAGTCACCTGAACATCTGAAAGCCAATTTGCTGATGGCTCAACTGGTCATGCTGATCGACTTTGACCCGCACGCTGCAAGGCGTTACTTCAGGGCTGCTTTACCCCATGCCGAAGGGCATCACTGGTACGGGCAATACCTATTGGCGAGAGGGGATTTTCAGGGCGCGCTGGAACACATTGAGCAGTATCGGTTGCTGGAGCCAAACGGGTATTCCAGTGAGAGTGTAGCCTGGGTCTATACCATGAGCCAGCGTCACGAAGCCGCATTGGATGCACTGCTGAAATTACAGCCTTACAGCGACAGCAATCGCTTTTATCACACGTGTTTACGTACTGTGTACGAACAACTCGGAGAGCATGATGACGCATTTGCGCAGATGAAATGGGTTATGCAAGACGCAGGTTACAGCTCACAGCTCATGTTGCAGGTTGAGTCGGTATTCAGGCGTGAGGGTTTGCCCGGTGTGTATCGTTGGTTGCTAACCGAAGATCCCCTGCGTGCAGAGATTGGTCATTACACGCCGCCCATTTCCCTGGCACGTTACGCGGTCATGGCGGGTGAGCCTGAAATCGCTGTGAATTACCTGAATCAGGCTTTTGAGGCGCGTCAGTACGCCGTACTGTGGGCAGCGGTGGATCCGGTGTTTACGCCATTGCATGAGTACCCCCCGTATCAGCAGTTCGTCCAGCGACTGGGGATCATTGCCCATTAA
- a CDS encoding AMP-binding protein, which translates to MNELTTKQQALNAFKSRVVSQLGCHELVHEQLQIATDSALNPDTLKYHIGGLFHLQGDLCARDLIRQVTLVFNHLCGQSELDLDMAPELTSLTQARAFAEQCKQQPFDLKHGALIRIALRRAAQGGYYLVLIAHHILLDGLSLYRLFCKALAMLSMSVEEITTELAQMRYDNTHKHAARHLTFWQTYLQDLPDFMFDYIPPAQASKHTLSTHFSVPNAQIDALVDLCQQHKVGFHVYIAHLLGEFYQHHFKQSVVVGYALNHQRRDQYSYGMSSKVLPQIVPPAADTFVESVKSLQADFNQLFRKSQVPIGEINQCAAVSASARTLVYDVMINYLNPGALLNIEDVHLASEMLVQSDHDHPISVNLVYNEHSTMEVMLSANPAYITSAHLQQLSELLSHALHQGAQQTLQFNRAKEIHSQPEWHIMRGKSQPLTPADLPARIIDTVIGETPENIAIRDHQGRTFSYLWLQKRQQSIARWLRANTLPQHNVAVLMEHTAEMVATMLACLHTGRVIVPLNADAEASYAQDILTRAKADCVLVDDPHWASALSQFKVVTTESVSNVSHHPSDDTDGHTVCLDSLAYLVFSSGTTGVPKGIMLAQRTLANLCLHHRLDPNLSAPAQVLNTTALGFDVAIQTILITLCCGGTLHLTTSNVRKEAANILDNVVTNRISRLIVTPSLLHILAAQASFSEHAFSTLQQVIVSGEQMVMSEQVRTFLDRSGATLINQYGPAETHVVTQHSVHDLASLANGDAVPIGRPICNVKLAIRQNRALSGDNLGTLYIGGSSVALEYIQAPQLSAERFVHLPASASSGLFFNSRDRIATLTNGRLLFSGREDDSVKVRGRFVNLKTVEKLLMAIDGVADACATTYRSHGVMRLLAFVTLSGHRANLSSLNVRQTLLDDAPNWLVPDTLVPLDSFPRTANGKVDTRALLAEFEQMQQICAPEQDNHAHQRSQVEQKVLQVLAQKCGVHPRTLDEDLRTCGMDSLSIIIYLTHLSETFGLQLNTDDFIANPSVTTIAAFIQAGQSSSSMPAAPGQKVRKLGKTSAPATFTQSNIFRQWQQGNLYNMFQCFVVQGAVCPNRMRQAFAQLVSGTELFNSRFEMRDDTLWCCSNDVDVSNPFEHIDLSDLDQQAALDELELLCSAQKSHRFALEQGELIRVQLLTLGHQQQYLLLNIHHIITDAVSNINIISELKRYYDQHADNTPDAQSVDFFDYAWEEQRFFASTEGKQIVSDYQAEFKRHSPYPRFKHLNGALWTPSLYHTQSCTLAGFFEQSATQTGVSQIQSLIGALCQVFSAHLITPEILMAVTFTGRTSRETRDMIGPLYKVAPLLVKPDETLDFSASVASGVAKIYNECVPEFTQVIDQPSLTEYLPYFKLNYITNSNQLLALDFDGFTLQPEDHGDQEDVIKNMGVSRRVPLNIVAVQSGENLVMNWHYVEGALSDAMITTMVTRFSALLSPTEQDGALRCYGD; encoded by the coding sequence ATGAACGAGTTAACCACCAAACAACAGGCATTGAACGCGTTTAAATCTCGCGTTGTCTCACAACTGGGCTGTCACGAGCTGGTGCATGAACAGTTACAAATCGCCACCGACAGCGCCCTGAACCCCGACACCCTGAAATACCACATCGGAGGCCTGTTTCATTTGCAGGGTGATCTCTGTGCCCGGGATCTGATCAGGCAGGTGACCTTAGTGTTTAACCACCTGTGCGGTCAAAGTGAGCTGGACTTAGATATGGCCCCGGAGCTTACGAGCCTGACACAGGCCAGAGCGTTCGCCGAGCAGTGCAAGCAACAACCGTTTGATTTAAAGCACGGTGCCCTGATCCGCATAGCACTGCGGCGAGCCGCACAGGGCGGGTACTACCTGGTCTTGATTGCGCACCACATTCTGCTCGATGGGCTGAGCCTGTACCGATTGTTTTGCAAAGCGCTGGCCATGTTGTCTATGTCTGTCGAGGAGATCACCACTGAGCTGGCACAGATGCGCTACGACAATACCCACAAACACGCTGCCCGCCACCTGACATTCTGGCAAACATACTTGCAAGACTTACCTGATTTTATGTTTGACTATATCCCACCAGCACAAGCGAGTAAGCATACTCTGAGCACACACTTTTCGGTGCCCAATGCTCAGATAGATGCCCTGGTCGATCTCTGCCAGCAACACAAAGTGGGCTTTCACGTTTACATTGCCCATCTACTGGGGGAGTTTTATCAGCATCACTTTAAACAGTCGGTGGTCGTTGGATACGCACTGAATCATCAACGCCGTGATCAGTACAGTTATGGCATGTCATCTAAAGTACTGCCACAAATAGTGCCGCCTGCCGCAGACACTTTTGTTGAGTCGGTAAAATCGCTGCAAGCCGACTTCAATCAGTTGTTCAGAAAAAGTCAGGTGCCAATTGGCGAAATTAATCAATGCGCTGCGGTATCGGCCAGTGCCCGCACTCTGGTATACGATGTGATGATCAACTACCTCAACCCCGGTGCTTTACTCAACATAGAAGACGTGCACCTGGCCAGTGAGATGCTGGTGCAATCCGACCATGATCATCCCATATCAGTCAATCTGGTTTACAACGAGCACAGTACAATGGAAGTGATGCTGAGTGCCAACCCCGCGTACATTACGTCTGCACACTTACAACAGCTTAGCGAATTACTGTCGCATGCGCTGCATCAGGGAGCACAACAAACTTTGCAATTTAACCGGGCTAAAGAAATCCACTCTCAGCCGGAGTGGCATATTATGCGAGGTAAATCACAGCCGTTGACTCCCGCAGATCTGCCCGCCCGGATAATTGATACCGTGATCGGAGAAACACCTGAAAACATCGCTATCCGTGATCACCAAGGTCGCACGTTCAGTTATCTGTGGTTGCAAAAACGCCAGCAAAGTATTGCTCGCTGGCTGCGCGCAAACACCTTACCACAACACAATGTGGCGGTCCTGATGGAGCACACTGCTGAAATGGTCGCAACCATGCTGGCCTGCTTACACACAGGCCGAGTGATAGTCCCCCTGAATGCCGACGCCGAAGCCAGCTATGCCCAAGACATACTCACCCGAGCCAAAGCGGACTGTGTCCTTGTCGACGACCCACACTGGGCCAGTGCGCTCAGCCAGTTTAAGGTTGTCACCACAGAGTCTGTTAGTAATGTGTCCCACCACCCGTCTGACGACACAGATGGCCATACTGTGTGCCTGGATTCACTGGCTTATCTGGTGTTTAGCTCAGGGACTACGGGTGTACCCAAAGGCATTATGCTGGCACAACGCACCCTGGCAAACTTGTGTTTGCATCACCGTCTGGACCCCAATTTATCTGCGCCGGCACAGGTGCTGAACACCACAGCACTCGGGTTTGATGTGGCTATCCAGACCATACTCATCACCTTGTGTTGTGGCGGCACCCTACATCTCACCACATCTAATGTGCGCAAAGAAGCGGCCAATATTCTCGATAATGTCGTCACCAATCGAATTTCAAGGCTCATAGTCACTCCCAGCCTGCTGCACATTCTGGCAGCGCAGGCCAGCTTTAGCGAGCATGCATTTAGCACTTTGCAACAGGTGATTGTTTCCGGCGAACAAATGGTGATGAGCGAGCAGGTACGCACATTTTTAGACCGCTCAGGCGCGACTTTAATCAACCAATATGGTCCTGCCGAGACACATGTGGTTACGCAACACAGCGTCCATGATTTGGCCTCACTGGCCAATGGCGATGCAGTGCCCATCGGTCGGCCCATATGCAATGTCAAACTGGCGATCCGCCAAAATAGAGCGCTGAGCGGAGATAACCTGGGAACCCTTTATATTGGCGGGTCCAGCGTGGCACTCGAATATATTCAGGCACCACAACTCAGTGCAGAACGTTTTGTGCACTTACCAGCGTCCGCCAGCTCTGGCTTGTTTTTCAACAGCCGGGATCGTATCGCCACGTTGACCAATGGCAGACTGCTTTTCAGTGGCCGGGAAGATGACTCAGTCAAAGTTCGCGGCCGCTTTGTTAACCTTAAAACAGTAGAAAAGCTGCTTATGGCCATCGATGGTGTGGCAGATGCCTGTGCGACCACGTACCGCAGCCACGGTGTTATGCGTTTACTGGCCTTTGTCACCTTATCTGGCCATCGAGCTAATCTGAGTTCACTGAATGTCAGGCAAACCTTGCTCGATGACGCCCCAAACTGGCTGGTCCCGGACACTCTGGTACCACTCGACAGTTTTCCAAGAACCGCCAACGGTAAGGTCGATACCAGAGCGCTGCTGGCCGAGTTTGAGCAAATGCAGCAGATCTGCGCGCCTGAACAGGATAATCATGCTCATCAGAGAAGTCAGGTTGAGCAGAAGGTTTTGCAAGTACTGGCGCAAAAATGTGGTGTTCACCCCCGCACCCTGGATGAGGACCTGCGCACTTGCGGCATGGATTCGCTGAGTATCATTATTTATCTGACCCATCTGTCCGAAACCTTTGGTCTGCAACTGAATACCGATGATTTTATTGCTAACCCCAGCGTAACGACTATTGCCGCCTTTATTCAGGCCGGACAGAGCTCGTCTTCAATGCCTGCCGCTCCGGGTCAGAAAGTCAGAAAACTGGGCAAAACCAGTGCGCCAGCAACCTTCACACAAAGTAATATTTTTCGACAGTGGCAACAGGGCAATCTGTACAATATGTTTCAGTGCTTTGTTGTACAGGGCGCCGTTTGTCCAAACCGCATGCGTCAGGCCTTTGCGCAACTGGTGTCAGGCACTGAGCTATTTAACAGCCGCTTTGAGATGCGCGATGATACGCTGTGGTGTTGCAGCAATGACGTCGACGTGAGCAATCCATTTGAGCACATCGATCTGAGCGATCTGGACCAACAAGCAGCACTTGATGAGCTTGAATTACTCTGTAGTGCACAAAAAAGTCATCGTTTTGCGCTCGAACAGGGTGAGCTTATCCGTGTACAGCTACTCACCTTAGGACACCAGCAGCAGTATCTGCTGTTAAACATTCATCACATCATCACCGATGCCGTTTCCAACATTAATATCATAAGTGAGCTAAAGCGGTATTATGATCAGCATGCAGACAATACGCCCGACGCACAATCGGTGGACTTTTTTGACTATGCCTGGGAGGAACAGCGTTTCTTCGCATCAACTGAGGGTAAGCAAATTGTCAGTGACTATCAGGCCGAGTTTAAGCGCCATTCACCTTATCCCAGGTTCAAACACCTGAACGGTGCCCTCTGGACACCCTCGCTTTACCATACCCAGTCTTGCACGCTGGCAGGATTCTTTGAGCAATCCGCCACACAAACCGGGGTCAGCCAGATCCAGTCACTGATCGGCGCCCTGTGTCAGGTATTTTCAGCACACCTGATAACACCCGAGATCCTGATGGCGGTGACCTTCACCGGCCGTACTTCCCGGGAAACCCGTGACATGATAGGGCCGCTATATAAAGTTGCCCCTTTGCTGGTTAAGCCCGATGAAACGCTTGATTTCAGTGCCTCAGTCGCCTCAGGCGTGGCCAAAATCTACAATGAATGTGTGCCCGAGTTCACCCAGGTTATTGACCAGCCCTCGCTAACCGAATATCTGCCCTACTTCAAACTCAATTACATTACCAACAGTAATCAACTGCTGGCGCTCGATTTTGATGGCTTTACGCTGCAACCCGAAGACCACGGTGATCAGGAAGATGTGATAAAAAATATGGGGGTTTCACGTCGGGTGCCACTCAATATCGTGGCAGTGCAATCTGGTGAGAACCTGGTGATGAACTGGCATTATGTCGAAGGCGCTTTGTCTGACGCTATGATAACCACCATGGTAACCCGTTTTTCAGCGCTACTCAGCCCAACTGAACAGGACGGCGCATTGCGGTGCTATGGGGACTAA
- a CDS encoding collagenase, which translates to MNLVKHSWCIPLLVSLNGPAIAAQLEDKCATSAPFTGRTLQDGETVCLPTSSRTYLSVANLDNYDNVAISTAYGTGDLNLYARSGGWPRLDGSDPNSSTSGNKECIVLKRPASYWGYITLDGSHSGSSIVVDLGATSCRTTDTTEPPTEPPGGNDGYPYDHVNIQVYRFQFSDTSLTWPTMESDLQGVTTYYDQQSYGRFNVTYDTSTPIIHINQPKSTYDNDFHGWTALWKSQIRALGVDPDAPGNAQVVMMVAPQVGNFNSSAAPPSISLYHHTTGVIAHELGHALGLRHAKALEAGPGKVIGVGDYDTESLNYGNVYSMMGMGAHSLQAYNLLYKHFFGWLTDSEVPVINASGTYRIYAFDQAANNQGYIGLRLKSGNGKYTYWLEYRTSHDRYTDTQNGVLINLQGYFENETDERFWKTTSYLLDMTPGSKTPGWWGDDQTDSELIIGQSYTDHWGGFTITPTRKGGTVGTPDAWIEVQIELK; encoded by the coding sequence ATGAATCTGGTTAAACACTCGTGGTGCATACCACTGCTTGTTTCGCTCAATGGCCCGGCTATCGCAGCCCAGCTGGAAGATAAATGCGCCACTTCAGCCCCCTTCACCGGCAGGACGTTGCAAGATGGAGAAACCGTCTGTCTGCCAACCAGCTCACGCACCTACCTGAGCGTGGCGAATTTGGACAACTATGACAACGTTGCCATCAGTACCGCTTACGGCACTGGTGACCTCAACCTGTATGCCCGCAGCGGTGGCTGGCCCAGGCTGGACGGCAGCGATCCCAACTCCTCCACATCTGGCAACAAGGAATGTATTGTGCTGAAACGCCCCGCTTCGTATTGGGGCTATATCACACTGGATGGCAGCCACAGTGGTAGCTCTATTGTGGTCGATCTGGGCGCTACTTCCTGTCGAACCACAGATACCACAGAGCCGCCAACAGAGCCCCCGGGTGGCAACGACGGGTACCCATACGATCATGTCAATATTCAGGTATATCGCTTTCAGTTTAGCGATACCTCACTGACATGGCCGACTATGGAAAGTGACTTACAAGGTGTCACCACTTACTACGATCAGCAGTCTTATGGCCGTTTTAATGTCACTTACGACACCAGTACGCCCATCATTCACATCAATCAGCCTAAGAGCACCTATGACAACGACTTCCATGGCTGGACCGCCCTGTGGAAAAGCCAGATCAGAGCACTGGGTGTTGACCCGGATGCCCCGGGCAATGCCCAGGTGGTGATGATGGTGGCACCCCAGGTAGGCAACTTTAACTCCAGTGCCGCGCCACCGAGTATTTCGCTTTACCACCACACAACAGGTGTGATTGCGCACGAACTGGGACACGCACTGGGACTGCGCCATGCCAAAGCGCTGGAAGCAGGTCCGGGTAAAGTCATCGGCGTGGGTGATTACGACACAGAGAGCCTGAACTATGGCAATGTGTACAGCATGATGGGCATGGGCGCTCACTCTTTACAGGCATACAACTTGTTGTACAAACACTTTTTTGGCTGGCTAACCGACAGTGAAGTGCCGGTGATTAATGCCTCGGGTACCTACCGTATTTATGCTTTTGACCAGGCCGCAAATAACCAGGGATACATTGGCCTGCGCTTAAAGTCTGGCAATGGCAAATACACTTACTGGCTGGAATACCGTACCTCCCACGACCGGTATACCGATACGCAAAACGGCGTGCTGATCAACTTACAAGGCTATTTTGAAAATGAAACTGATGAGCGATTCTGGAAAACCACTTCCTATCTGCTGGATATGACCCCGGGCTCCAAAACACCCGGCTGGTGGGGCGATGACCAAACCGACTCTGAGTTGATCATAGGTCAGAGCTATACCGATCACTGGGGCGGATTTACTATCACACCGACCCGCAAAGGCGGCACTGTCGGTACGCCCGACGCATGGATAGAAGTACAGATAGAGCTCAAATAA
- a CDS encoding S41 family peptidase, protein MYTNTAPISAQAPEQHTKGVVAWFRRRLSSSLVKAVVLMLGTQVVQAQETLGHFSERYSAEQIQADIDQWTHWVHATHPNLTHSIHDIDAFYARLDALRDTLDKPMTGEQVWREFASLNGMMADGHLSIGDGTNAQWRKWVTQGINLFPFEVSVSEHGLSVVSELGGAPSAHDGKYITEINGVPATEVVATLLERIEGDNLAFRGALLARRFAMTYRLMYGAADAFTLTLGTGQTVQVAALNKAPKSIRQRTFEENFNLKLLDNQQAILTIKQFGWDDPDTYFRFMADTFAQLNQAQTQHLMIDISDNTGGDDIFWKQGVLKYIATQPYRHGSTYQVRILQKYRDPGEVVGSVVSGELTKMTQPEEDKSVHFKGKVSVLTGPLTYSSSVLFANTIQDYGLATLVGTPTGGRSSQSGGIQFLTLKHTGIRAVAPRFILDRPSGKKQMTPVQPDTEVAQQGLSKAQWVATALNASRAL, encoded by the coding sequence ATGTATACGAATACCGCGCCCATTTCTGCCCAGGCTCCTGAACAGCACACTAAGGGCGTAGTTGCCTGGTTCCGACGCCGGTTAAGTTCTTCACTGGTTAAAGCCGTGGTGCTGATGCTTGGTACCCAGGTTGTTCAGGCACAAGAGACACTGGGGCATTTCTCTGAGCGATACAGTGCAGAACAAATTCAGGCGGATATTGATCAATGGACGCACTGGGTGCATGCCACACACCCGAACCTGACGCACAGTATTCATGATATTGATGCGTTTTATGCCCGGCTGGACGCATTGCGTGACACGCTGGACAAACCGATGACCGGTGAACAGGTATGGCGTGAGTTTGCCAGCCTCAACGGTATGATGGCGGATGGCCACCTGAGCATTGGAGATGGTACCAATGCACAGTGGCGAAAGTGGGTCACGCAGGGGATAAACTTGTTTCCGTTTGAGGTTTCTGTGAGTGAGCATGGTCTGAGCGTTGTCAGTGAACTGGGTGGTGCCCCATCGGCTCATGACGGAAAATACATCACCGAAATTAATGGCGTACCGGCGACTGAAGTGGTGGCAACTTTGCTGGAGCGGATTGAAGGTGATAACCTGGCGTTTCGCGGTGCCTTACTGGCACGCCGATTTGCTATGACCTACCGGCTGATGTACGGTGCTGCAGACGCATTTACACTAACGCTCGGCACGGGCCAGACGGTGCAGGTTGCCGCACTGAATAAGGCGCCCAAAAGTATCAGGCAACGCACATTCGAAGAAAACTTTAACCTCAAACTGCTCGACAATCAGCAGGCCATTTTAACCATTAAGCAGTTTGGCTGGGACGACCCGGATACCTATTTTCGCTTTATGGCGGACACATTTGCTCAGTTGAACCAAGCGCAGACTCAGCATCTGATGATAGATATTTCTGACAATACCGGCGGGGATGATATTTTCTGGAAACAGGGCGTACTGAAATATATCGCCACTCAACCTTACCGTCATGGCTCGACCTATCAGGTGCGAATTCTGCAGAAGTATCGTGATCCGGGTGAGGTTGTCGGCTCCGTCGTGTCAGGGGAGTTGACCAAGATGACGCAGCCAGAAGAGGATAAAAGTGTGCACTTTAAAGGTAAGGTGAGTGTGTTGACCGGACCTTTGACCTACTCATCATCCGTACTGTTTGCAAACACCATTCAGGACTATGGCCTGGCGACTTTGGTGGGCACGCCAACCGGTGGTCGCAGCTCGCAAAGTGGCGGGATCCAGTTTCTGACGCTCAAGCATACCGGGATACGTGCCGTTGCACCGCGCTTTATCCTGGACCGTCCGTCAGGTAAAAAACAAATGACACCAGTACAACCGGATACTGAGGTTGCTCAGCAGGGCCTGAGTAAAGCCCAATGGGTGGCCACAGCGCTGAATGCATCCCGCGCTCTTTAA